The following proteins are encoded in a genomic region of Cryptomeria japonica chromosome 11, Sugi_1.0, whole genome shotgun sequence:
- the LOC131063141 gene encoding brassinosteroid-responsive RING protein 1, translated as MGFLAGQYILIIPRLVLRVAFLLAFVKNAILWALDCFESETSPWQDCSVNEECSASAEIIRQRLPIATFGDFMQRTCESEADYECAVCLSSFEEDDEIRELCNCCHIFHKNCLDKWLDHDQNTCPLCRSSLVPQTVDTGDNSEDVSWAVDRISHFFAEDFVIA; from the coding sequence ATGGGTTTCTTGGCAGGTCaatatattctgataattcctCGTTTGGTGCTGCGCGTTGCATTTTTATTGGCGTTTGTAAAAAACGCTATTCTGTGGGCTCTAGATTGCTTTGAATCTGAAACCTCTCCATGGCAGGATTGTTCAGTCAATGAAGAATGTTCTGCTTCTGCAGAAATTATCAGACAGCGCTTGCCCATTGCTACTTTTGGAGATTTCATGCAGAGGACCTGTGAAAGTGAAGCGGATTATGAGTGTGCTGTTTGCTTGAGTtcatttgaagaagatgatgaaattcGAGAGCTCTGTAATTGCTGCCATATATTTCACAAGAATTGCTTGGATAAATGGCTTGATCATGACCAGAATACCTGCCCTCTTTGCAGATCTTCTCTTGTGCCTCAGACTGTTGATACAGGAGATAACAGCGAGGATGTATCATGGGCTGTAGATAGGATTTCTCATTTCTTTGCTGAGGATTTTGTCATAGCATAA